One stretch of Schizosaccharomyces pombe strain 972h- genome assembly, chromosome: III DNA includes these proteins:
- the dhm1 gene encoding ankyrin repeat-containing protein — MSTTTPNIWIAASDGKTDVVLKHLDSGISPNAADENGYTPIHAAVSYGHSDLLKILVERGGDINIRDQDGETPLFVCEKLEIAHDLINQYNADTTVKNNDGLIAAQVIEANGEFPELAKYLYSFTDLEPKDVNTLPNDTKIEYAKLMTEQEMDEEAGQPLLDQKAKAEIDRILALRDTGVNVDDELRKILTGALSGHFERNVRPRSN, encoded by the exons ATGAGTACAACAACTCCAAATATTTGGATTGCCGCATCAGATGGTAAAACAGACGTCGTATTG AAACACCTAGATTCTGGTATTTCACCAAACGCAGCAGACGAAAATGGATATACACCTATACATGCAGCAGTTTCTTACG GTCATTCTGATTTGCTTAAAATTCTTGTCGAACGTGGAGGAGATATAAATATTCGTGATCAAGATGGCGAAACACCTCTCTTTGTTTGCGAAAAACTGGAAATAGCTCATGATTTGATAAATCAGTACAATGCGGACACCActgttaaaaataatgacGGTTTAATTGCAGCTCAAGTTATAGAGGCAAATGGAGAGTTTCCTGAACTTGCTAAATATCTATACTCTTTTACTGATTTGGAGCCCAAAGACGTGAATACCTTGCCCAATGATACTAAAATAGAATATGCAAAGCTCATGACAGAGCAAGAGATGGATGAAGAAGCTGGACAACCCTTGCTTGATCAAAAAGCCAAGGCCGAAATTGATCGCATATTAGCTTTACGCGATACTGGTGTTAATGTTGATGATGAACTTCGTAAAATACTGACTGGGGCTTTGTCTGGTCACTTTGAAAGGAACGTTCGTCCACGCTCAAATTAG